A single region of the Phycisphaerae bacterium genome encodes:
- a CDS encoding sigma-70 family RNA polymerase sigma factor has product MNTTRASLLIRIRNRQDSSAWQEFDTIYRPMLRRFATLSGANSTEAEDVVQHCMIAVHQHISTFEYDQTRGRFKGWLKTLVNNRIRNLFRDRRERAADSVEFKVLSDKGGSPEELFDKVWMDEHLRYALHQVRQEVEEKTFRAFKLYVIDEMPVDEICRLLDVNANQVHKAKYRITLRLGEKMRELTDEGESAG; this is encoded by the coding sequence ATGAATACCACGCGTGCAAGTCTCCTGATTCGAATTCGCAATCGACAGGATTCTTCGGCATGGCAGGAGTTTGATACGATTTACCGGCCGATGCTGCGTCGATTTGCGACGCTGTCGGGCGCGAATTCAACCGAGGCGGAGGATGTGGTTCAGCATTGTATGATTGCGGTTCACCAGCACATCAGCACGTTCGAATACGACCAGACGCGGGGGCGTTTCAAGGGATGGCTCAAGACGCTGGTGAACAATCGGATTCGGAATCTCTTTCGGGATCGGCGAGAACGAGCGGCGGACAGCGTCGAGTTCAAGGTCCTGTCAGATAAGGGCGGCTCGCCAGAGGAGTTGTTTGACAAGGTGTGGATGGATGAGCATCTGCGCTATGCGCTGCATCAGGTGCGACAGGAAGTCGAGGAAAAGACATTCCGGGCGTTCAAGCTTTATGTGATCGATGAGATGCCGGTTGACGAGATCTGCAGGCTGCTGGATGTGAACGCGAACCAGGTGCATAAGGCAAAGTACCGCATCACCCTGCGCCTTGGCGAAAAGATGCGCGAGCTGACGGACGAAGGTGAATCGGCTGGATGA
- the sucD gene encoding succinate--CoA ligase subunit alpha produces MSILVDKNTRVITHGLTGKAGAFHSRQCLEYGTKVVGGVVPGKGGTRSEHDLPVFDTVEAAIKETGANCSLIFVPAAYAADSAMEAAAAGIKLLVLITEGVPTLDMVRAKKFIEDCGSKLVGPNCPGVITPGQAKIGIMPGYIHLPASPGSKNVGIISRSGTLTYEAVWQCTSRKIAQTTCVGIGGDPVKGLNYIELLTMFNNDPETHAIILIGEIGGNDEEKAAEFIKVNVKKPVVAFIAGRTAPPGKRMGHAGAIISGGEGTAESKIAALKAANIRVAESPAEIGAKAAEALGLS; encoded by the coding sequence ATGAGCATCCTTGTCGATAAGAACACCCGAGTCATCACGCACGGCCTCACCGGAAAAGCAGGCGCCTTTCACAGCAGGCAGTGCCTTGAATACGGCACCAAGGTTGTCGGCGGCGTGGTTCCCGGCAAGGGTGGAACGCGCAGCGAGCACGATCTGCCCGTATTTGATACGGTCGAGGCCGCCATCAAGGAGACGGGGGCAAACTGTTCTTTGATATTCGTCCCGGCGGCTTACGCGGCCGACAGTGCGATGGAAGCCGCGGCAGCGGGCATCAAGCTTCTTGTACTGATCACCGAAGGCGTCCCCACGCTCGACATGGTCAGGGCGAAGAAGTTCATCGAAGATTGCGGCAGCAAGCTTGTCGGGCCGAACTGTCCGGGTGTTATTACGCCGGGGCAGGCCAAGATCGGCATCATGCCCGGTTATATCCACCTGCCTGCCTCGCCCGGCTCCAAGAATGTCGGCATCATTTCACGCAGCGGAACGCTGACATACGAAGCCGTCTGGCAGTGCACGTCTCGAAAGATCGCTCAAACGACCTGCGTCGGCATCGGCGGTGATCCGGTCAAAGGTCTGAATTACATCGAACTGCTGACGATGTTCAACAACGATCCTGAGACACACGCCATCATTCTGATTGGGGAAATCGGCGGCAACGACGAGGAAAAAGCCGCTGAGTTCATCAAGGTGAATGTGAAGAAACCGGTCGTCGCATTTATCGCCGGCCGCACCGCCCCACCCGGGAAGCGAATGGGGCACGCCGGCGCAATTATCTCCGGCGGCGAGGGGACGGCGGAAAGCAAGATCGCCGCGCTCAAGGCGGCGAACATCCGCGTCGCCGAGTCTCCTGCGGAGATCGGTGCAAAGGCCGCTGAAGCACTCGGATTGTCTTAG
- a CDS encoding protein kinase — protein MSDCLTRDELDQLHAGDASPDDESRMRAHLTLCQKCADLAARAVDRMDDLIQHIRGLNLSGADLDILHAGKRPAAGRSDSGGSAGREPALPPSSVFPGYEIVREIHHGGQGVVYQAIQQSTKRKVAIKVLLEGPFASRNAKRRFEREIDLIAGLKHPNIVAIFDSGVTSDGRQFYVMDYVPGVRLEQFVRDRKLSLREAMELFIRVCDAVNYAHQRGVIHRDLKPWNIVVDSEGNPKILDFGLAKTVVDKVDPMLSMSGQVVGTLPYMSPEQARGKSEEIDIRTDVYALGVIIYEMLTGRYPYAVQGEMAEVLRNITHTEPQSPTKAWDPHSGVSRIMSSVGRVQSKICPIDDEVETILLKSLAKERERRYQSAGELARDIRHYLAGEPIDAKRDSNWYVLKKTVRRHRVPVAVGGTIVAIVMVSVVALTFMYGNVRNLWEHAQREADAAQRQRDRAVEAEERSRQERDRALRAEALAKQRFDDLRSLANAFIFDFHDKIVNLSGSLPARQLLVTKALEYLDGLRQSASADAGLLRELSVAYKRVGDVQSGAGYANIGDRVGAMESYRLGRELLEDLLKHDQSNEDEDRRNRAVLINCEGDVYSQVGEPEQAFAHYLKSRDEFESLLERHPDDATALHDLATSYSRIGEQHLRQRRLPEALSALERARDLCSRACKAEPSRLSHKYSFSVAVQKIADVQIAAGKLEEALAAYRQVLDINQEILEIEPDNARAKRGCSIAHDGLAKITFVLGDSDEALRHFEASHRITVEFAEADPGDAQAQRDLYVSLASLAIFHQESKRLDKSLELFGQAVAIAESLYEADPASAMTWLDLASVLGNFGEALRVAGRFDECLAALNRADELAGMLLERTPHDPKVLRNRAINYQSLGRAHLAMAGLQELLVADRHNHAERARQFLELAVDAYETCRKSGSLDDEELYVFDECRSDLAECDNVMTAIEALEKSAPGACGSRRRRLPESENGGISVRMAMGVRPGALGCYSRRHHAAGLGDRR, from the coding sequence ATGAGCGACTGCCTGACCCGAGATGAACTTGATCAGCTTCATGCGGGCGATGCAAGCCCCGACGATGAATCCCGAATGCGGGCGCATCTCACCTTGTGTCAGAAGTGTGCCGATCTTGCGGCACGCGCAGTCGACCGCATGGACGACTTGATTCAGCATATTCGCGGCCTGAATCTCTCCGGAGCCGATCTGGATATCCTGCACGCCGGGAAACGGCCTGCTGCAGGCAGGTCGGATTCAGGCGGCTCGGCCGGACGGGAGCCGGCTTTGCCGCCGAGCAGCGTTTTTCCCGGCTATGAGATCGTCCGAGAGATTCATCATGGTGGCCAGGGCGTGGTTTACCAGGCGATTCAACAGTCAACAAAGCGCAAGGTGGCGATCAAGGTGCTACTTGAAGGACCGTTTGCATCGCGAAATGCGAAGCGGCGGTTTGAGCGTGAGATCGACCTGATTGCCGGCCTCAAGCACCCGAATATCGTGGCGATTTTTGACTCCGGCGTGACGTCCGACGGGCGACAGTTTTACGTCATGGACTACGTACCGGGCGTCCGTCTGGAACAATTTGTTCGAGATCGAAAGCTCTCACTGCGCGAGGCGATGGAGTTGTTTATTCGCGTCTGCGATGCGGTGAACTACGCTCACCAGCGCGGAGTGATCCATCGCGATCTGAAGCCGTGGAACATCGTGGTGGATTCGGAAGGCAATCCAAAGATACTGGATTTCGGGTTGGCCAAGACCGTTGTCGACAAAGTGGATCCGATGTTGTCGATGTCGGGCCAGGTGGTCGGCACGCTGCCGTACATGTCGCCGGAGCAGGCCCGAGGCAAGAGCGAGGAGATCGATATCCGAACGGATGTGTATGCGCTGGGTGTCATTATCTATGAGATGCTCACCGGACGCTACCCCTACGCGGTGCAGGGGGAAATGGCCGAGGTGCTTCGGAACATCACCCACACGGAGCCGCAGTCGCCGACGAAGGCGTGGGATCCGCATTCAGGCGTCTCGCGAATCATGTCATCCGTCGGTCGGGTCCAGAGCAAGATCTGCCCGATTGACGACGAGGTTGAGACGATTCTGCTGAAGTCGCTCGCGAAGGAACGGGAGCGGCGTTATCAAAGTGCCGGTGAGCTGGCACGGGATATTCGGCACTACCTCGCGGGCGAGCCCATCGATGCGAAGCGCGACAGCAACTGGTACGTCCTGAAGAAGACCGTGCGCCGTCACAGGGTGCCGGTTGCAGTCGGCGGAACGATCGTGGCGATCGTCATGGTCTCGGTCGTCGCGCTCACTTTCATGTACGGCAACGTGCGAAACCTCTGGGAGCACGCACAGCGTGAAGCAGATGCCGCCCAGCGGCAGCGTGACCGTGCAGTGGAGGCTGAGGAGCGGAGCCGCCAGGAACGCGACCGGGCATTGCGGGCCGAAGCGCTGGCCAAACAGCGGTTTGACGATCTTCGCTCCCTCGCCAACGCATTTATTTTTGACTTCCACGACAAGATTGTGAATTTGTCAGGCTCGCTGCCGGCCCGGCAGTTACTCGTCACAAAGGCGTTGGAGTATCTCGACGGACTGCGTCAGTCTGCATCTGCGGATGCAGGCCTCCTGCGCGAGCTTTCGGTGGCCTACAAACGCGTCGGCGATGTCCAGAGCGGAGCAGGCTATGCGAACATCGGCGACCGGGTTGGCGCCATGGAAAGTTACCGGCTCGGGCGCGAATTGCTGGAGGATCTTCTCAAGCATGACCAGAGCAACGAAGACGAAGATCGGCGAAACCGCGCGGTACTGATCAACTGCGAAGGAGACGTCTATTCCCAGGTCGGCGAGCCGGAACAGGCATTCGCGCACTATCTGAAGTCTCGAGATGAGTTCGAGAGTCTTCTCGAGCGGCACCCGGACGATGCAACCGCTTTGCACGATCTGGCTACATCCTACAGCCGAATCGGCGAACAGCACCTGCGACAGCGGCGTCTACCCGAGGCGCTGTCAGCCCTTGAACGAGCGCGGGACTTGTGTTCGCGCGCTTGCAAGGCCGAGCCGTCACGCCTGTCGCACAAGTACAGTTTCTCAGTTGCTGTTCAAAAAATCGCTGACGTACAGATTGCAGCCGGAAAACTGGAGGAGGCTCTGGCCGCATATCGACAGGTGCTGGATATCAATCAGGAGATTCTTGAAATCGAACCCGACAATGCCCGCGCCAAGCGTGGTTGCAGCATCGCGCATGACGGCCTCGCCAAGATTACTTTCGTGCTGGGTGATTCCGATGAGGCACTGCGCCATTTTGAGGCCTCACATCGGATCACGGTGGAATTCGCGGAGGCCGATCCCGGTGATGCTCAAGCGCAGCGTGACCTGTATGTCTCGCTGGCGAGCCTGGCCATCTTTCATCAGGAGTCCAAGCGGCTTGATAAATCGCTCGAACTGTTCGGGCAGGCCGTTGCAATCGCAGAATCGCTCTATGAAGCGGATCCCGCCAGCGCGATGACCTGGCTGGATCTTGCCTCGGTGCTGGGAAACTTCGGCGAAGCGCTTCGCGTGGCTGGGCGGTTTGACGAATGCCTGGCGGCTCTTAATCGGGCGGACGAGTTGGCCGGCATGCTTCTCGAGCGGACGCCGCATGATCCAAAGGTCCTCAGAAATCGTGCGATTAACTACCAGTCGCTGGGTCGTGCACATCTCGCGATGGCCGGCCTTCAGGAACTTCTCGTCGCGGATCGACACAACCATGCGGAGCGGGCTCGACAATTCCTGGAATTGGCGGTCGACGCGTATGAAACCTGCCGGAAATCGGGCAGCCTCGATGACGAGGAACTATACGTCTTCGATGAGTGTCGATCGGATCTGGCCGAATGTGACAATGTAATGACAGCGATCGAGGCGTTGGAGAAATCAGCCCCTGGGGCTTGTGGGAGCAGGCGGCGACGGCTGCCCGAGTCCGAGAATGGTGGAATCAGCGTTAGAATGGCGATGGGTGTTCGCCCGGGCGCGCTCGGTTGCTATTCGAGACGCCATCATGCAGCCGGATTGGGCGACAGACGATAG
- a CDS encoding MFS transporter, with protein sequence MSAHHNPSESAGVIENAAADRSSSGHPPGYRKRRGQNWFFLGLTYASYYLCRYNLSPVAPELKSELGFNNAQYGMINSGRDGAYAVGQMVNGLFTDRIGGKMAMTVGAIGTVVLNLLFGWTTWWNFSLLLPVLVLIRSADGYMQAFGAPGFIKINTAWFKRAERGAFAGVFGAMINLGAIGAGALGGALVKGMAVPLLFFTLTIPALDWRYMFFLPPIAVLVIVFFMNLAVKNNPEDAGFQIDHGDEDTMHGQADEKVRLRDVFRIIASNPVVWIVAAAYFCTGFVRRGIESWWSVYMSDVLNADRTSWYYTAFFVGLPVTAFIGSLSSGFISDLLFKGRRAPVAAILYATQTACTVIVMLLPSGSQSHFFAWLTVSMIILISMMCNSTHSILGTAAAMDLGGRKMAGCAAGIIDSFQYYGAILSGGLLGIIFDKYGAHAASAATGGASKIDVTIWFASMLPFGLIGTGLMTYLWLKHSNSGTRGA encoded by the coding sequence ATGAGCGCTCATCACAATCCAAGCGAATCCGCCGGAGTGATCGAAAACGCGGCGGCCGATCGTTCATCATCGGGCCATCCGCCGGGCTATCGGAAACGGCGCGGACAGAACTGGTTCTTCCTGGGACTGACCTACGCCTCCTACTATCTGTGTCGATACAACCTGAGTCCGGTGGCCCCGGAGTTGAAATCCGAGCTTGGCTTCAATAATGCCCAGTACGGCATGATTAACTCCGGTCGGGATGGGGCCTATGCGGTCGGGCAGATGGTTAACGGGCTATTCACCGATCGCATCGGCGGAAAGATGGCGATGACCGTGGGCGCGATCGGCACGGTTGTCCTGAACTTGCTGTTCGGCTGGACCACTTGGTGGAATTTCTCTTTGCTCCTGCCGGTGCTTGTTCTCATTCGATCCGCCGATGGTTATATGCAGGCGTTCGGTGCGCCGGGTTTCATCAAGATCAATACGGCCTGGTTCAAGCGTGCGGAGCGTGGCGCATTTGCCGGTGTCTTCGGAGCCATGATCAATCTTGGTGCGATTGGAGCCGGCGCCCTGGGCGGCGCGCTGGTTAAGGGGATGGCCGTACCGTTGCTGTTCTTTACGCTCACGATCCCCGCTCTGGATTGGCGTTATATGTTCTTCCTGCCGCCGATCGCGGTGCTTGTGATTGTTTTTTTCATGAACCTCGCGGTTAAGAATAACCCGGAAGACGCGGGGTTTCAGATCGATCATGGTGACGAGGACACGATGCATGGCCAGGCTGATGAAAAAGTTCGGCTTCGCGATGTATTTCGAATCATCGCATCAAATCCGGTCGTCTGGATCGTTGCGGCCGCATATTTCTGCACCGGTTTTGTGCGGCGCGGTATTGAATCCTGGTGGTCCGTTTACATGTCCGACGTGTTGAACGCGGATCGTACGTCCTGGTACTACACGGCCTTTTTTGTCGGGCTGCCGGTCACCGCGTTCATCGGATCACTGTCGTCTGGATTTATTTCGGATTTGCTCTTCAAGGGGAGGCGGGCGCCGGTCGCAGCGATTCTCTACGCCACGCAAACGGCGTGCACGGTCATAGTCATGTTACTGCCCAGCGGTTCGCAGTCACATTTCTTTGCATGGCTGACAGTCAGCATGATCATCTTGATCAGCATGATGTGCAATTCCACGCACTCGATTCTCGGCACGGCCGCTGCGATGGACCTCGGTGGGCGGAAGATGGCAGGCTGCGCGGCGGGAATCATCGACTCGTTCCAATACTACGGTGCAATTCTTTCCGGTGGCTTGCTCGGCATCATCTTTGACAAATACGGGGCCCACGCCGCATCGGCTGCGACGGGCGGCGCATCGAAGATAGATGTGACCATCTGGTTTGCGTCAATGCTGCCATTCGGCCTGATCGGTACGGGATTGATGACATATCTGTGGCTCAAGCATTCAAACTCCGGCACGCGCGGCGCGTGA
- a CDS encoding sulfite exporter TauE/SafE family protein produces MIEYGAVVAGSFLASAHCIGMCGGLAVAVGATQRSTWPLIERQLIYTAGRVFTYSFLGAVGGLAGRSLARLDTTFVSVQQAFSFIAGVAMVFVGLSSLGWLPTRRIGGLSVLSSAWSSLFQQFLNARGRFGHFIAGIATGFLPCGLVYAFLAMAVARADAINGMLWMAAFGIGTAPAMVTIGCGGSLLSRTARIGMLRTAGCAMILMGGVSIYRAVPKEAPCCEPNHFDAASLSGSTGGK; encoded by the coding sequence ATGATCGAGTATGGCGCCGTCGTCGCGGGATCTTTCCTGGCATCCGCGCACTGTATCGGAATGTGCGGCGGGTTGGCCGTCGCGGTCGGCGCAACGCAGCGGAGCACATGGCCGCTCATTGAGCGACAGTTGATCTATACGGCGGGCCGCGTGTTCACCTACTCGTTTCTTGGCGCCGTCGGCGGTTTGGCCGGCCGGTCGCTTGCCCGCCTCGACACTACTTTCGTCTCAGTCCAGCAGGCGTTTTCGTTCATCGCCGGCGTCGCGATGGTATTCGTCGGGCTTTCGTCGCTCGGCTGGCTACCGACTCGGCGAATTGGCGGACTGAGCGTTCTTTCCAGTGCGTGGTCGAGCCTCTTTCAGCAATTTCTGAACGCACGAGGGCGCTTTGGCCACTTCATCGCGGGAATCGCCACGGGGTTTCTGCCGTGTGGCCTGGTTTATGCGTTTCTGGCGATGGCTGTCGCACGAGCTGATGCGATCAACGGTATGTTGTGGATGGCCGCGTTCGGAATCGGAACAGCGCCGGCCATGGTGACGATCGGCTGCGGTGGATCACTCCTCAGCCGCACCGCGCGCATCGGGATGCTTCGAACGGCGGGCTGCGCAATGATTCTCATGGGTGGCGTTTCGATCTATCGCGCGGTTCCCAAGGAGGCCCCGTGTTGCGAACCGAATCACTTTGACGCAGCGTCGCTCTCGGGTTCCACCGGCGGGAAATGA
- a CDS encoding TlpA family protein disulfide reductase yields MNRIQLPDCVLRISVIGAALLWGVASPLSAVMAADEENAVAATKDAAMSTGRPPVAAKVLSASSGASKTRSVEPYKLDESIPAEASWSKYLDAAKAAYGFDEGQLRVAESILESCVSRAKQRRATIGTKSNSTDSKSVDATDGQALKSTPQSKMDKELTSAISKLTDEFVFRVDSIARLDQIERAADSGFVTPRQRVAAVVSDAGGDAPAFRLTAGDGKVVSLADMKGRVVVLSFWASWCGWCKKSMPEIQKLHEEFKGQAVDVIGVNCSERDKSMAQAKNVIDQGKFTFPVYFGQDDAARLFGVTSFPTLFVLGPDGKIIHKQKGYRQNLGEFLKPMIDGALKSAAADAGGTHKSASAAH; encoded by the coding sequence ATGAATCGGATTCAACTCCCTGATTGCGTGTTGAGGATCTCAGTCATTGGCGCGGCCCTGCTCTGGGGCGTCGCATCCCCGCTCTCGGCCGTGATGGCCGCCGACGAGGAGAATGCGGTCGCGGCCACGAAAGACGCTGCGATGTCAACCGGCCGGCCCCCGGTTGCCGCGAAGGTGCTCAGTGCATCGTCCGGCGCGTCGAAAACTCGCTCGGTGGAACCGTACAAACTGGATGAATCGATCCCGGCGGAAGCGTCATGGTCGAAATACCTCGATGCCGCGAAGGCGGCATATGGATTCGATGAAGGCCAGCTGCGAGTGGCTGAGTCCATTCTCGAAAGTTGTGTTTCCCGTGCGAAGCAGCGCCGGGCGACAATAGGAACAAAGTCGAATTCGACTGATTCCAAGTCCGTAGATGCTACGGATGGGCAGGCGTTGAAGTCGACGCCACAATCGAAAATGGACAAGGAACTGACTTCCGCGATCAGTAAATTGACTGATGAGTTTGTATTTCGCGTCGATTCAATCGCCCGGCTCGATCAGATCGAACGAGCGGCCGATTCCGGGTTTGTGACGCCGCGGCAGCGCGTTGCGGCAGTCGTGTCGGACGCCGGTGGAGACGCCCCCGCATTCCGGTTGACGGCCGGCGACGGCAAAGTTGTTTCGTTGGCGGACATGAAGGGCCGCGTGGTGGTCCTGAGCTTCTGGGCGAGTTGGTGCGGCTGGTGCAAGAAGTCCATGCCGGAGATTCAGAAATTGCACGAGGAGTTCAAGGGCCAGGCTGTGGACGTGATCGGCGTAAACTGCAGCGAGCGCGACAAGTCGATGGCCCAGGCGAAGAATGTGATCGATCAGGGGAAATTCACATTTCCCGTTTATTTCGGACAGGACGATGCGGCGCGGCTGTTCGGTGTCACGAGCTTTCCGACGCTCTTTGTCCTCGGCCCGGACGGGAAAATTATCCACAAGCAAAAAGGCTATCGGCAAAACCTCGGAGAGTTTCTCAAGCCAATGATTGACGGAGCGCTCAAGTCAGCGGCAGCCGATGCAGGCGGCACGCACAAGTCGGCGTCCGCGGCCCACTGA
- a CDS encoding cation-translocating P-type ATPase gives MEPSSPHGAQCDYCHLPIRSPATAATQPLYCCFGCSFAARITRQRGDRGEAVWMLTRLGFAGFLSMAVMMFSIFLYGREIYEKDATSPPLSAHLAEFFRYSSLLCATPVLFLLGIPILQNAAAQWRRRIISTDALVVLGVASAFAYSYVTTLRDNGNTYFETACMILMLVTLGRWFEAVGKLHATERVKSLESLLPDDVRVQRADGEAIIRREQLVVNDLVLLRAGERIPVDGTIETGRANVDEQLVTGESMPVVRRKGDTVQAGTMNLDGDLAVRARAVGGETTLARLTALLEASRASKGRYERMADRVATIFLPVTIVLATIAAVLGFNRAGVDEAIMSALSVLLIACPCGLGIATPMAVWVALGRGASFGVLFRSGESIEQLARVQALFFDKTGTLTTGRPRVASFTPISDSANADALAGAAALAASSTHAASRGILEYVGSHRVNSPAPTDTRTIPGRGITGMRFDSRILLGNVAMMQETGLDFTDTLRHAVDAAMDAGRGVVCIGWEGMVRGVFSLDEDLRPAAKVAIQSLREMGCRISVLTGDHARRGEMIARRLDVETHAELRPEDKVHCIQAERAKGRYTAFVGDGLNDAPAMAAADVGIAMGCGADVTREAASICLLGDDHATLAPVLALARKTVRTIRVNLFWAFFYNAFGLALAVSGRLSPVVAAVAMVASSLFVVGNSLRLNQGDSSAPSGKLAPLAATGGTPA, from the coding sequence ATGGAACCTTCGTCGCCGCACGGCGCCCAGTGCGACTACTGCCATCTGCCGATACGCTCCCCGGCGACTGCCGCCACCCAGCCGCTCTATTGCTGTTTTGGTTGCAGCTTTGCTGCGCGTATCACTCGTCAGCGCGGCGACCGTGGCGAGGCCGTCTGGATGCTGACCCGGCTCGGTTTCGCCGGCTTTCTATCGATGGCTGTCATGATGTTCAGTATTTTTCTTTACGGTCGCGAGATCTACGAGAAAGATGCCACGTCACCGCCGCTGTCGGCGCATCTGGCCGAGTTTTTTCGCTACTCCTCGCTGCTTTGCGCTACGCCCGTGCTGTTTCTCCTCGGAATCCCGATTCTGCAGAATGCCGCCGCACAATGGCGACGCCGGATTATTTCCACTGATGCACTCGTCGTGCTCGGCGTAGCATCCGCCTTTGCCTACTCATACGTGACCACGCTTCGAGACAATGGAAATACCTATTTCGAAACCGCCTGCATGATCCTCATGCTGGTCACGCTTGGTCGGTGGTTCGAGGCGGTTGGCAAGCTCCACGCCACCGAGCGCGTAAAATCACTGGAATCGCTTCTGCCGGACGATGTCCGCGTGCAAAGAGCAGATGGCGAGGCAATCATCCGCCGTGAACAACTCGTCGTGAACGATCTTGTGCTACTTCGCGCTGGTGAGCGAATTCCGGTCGACGGCACCATTGAGACCGGCCGTGCGAATGTGGACGAGCAGCTCGTCACCGGCGAATCCATGCCCGTGGTGCGACGAAAAGGCGACACGGTTCAAGCCGGCACCATGAACCTCGACGGCGACCTTGCGGTTCGCGCGCGAGCGGTGGGCGGCGAGACCACGCTCGCTCGGCTGACCGCCCTGCTCGAAGCATCCCGCGCTTCCAAGGGTCGCTACGAACGTATGGCGGACCGCGTCGCCACGATCTTCCTACCCGTCACAATCGTCCTCGCCACAATCGCGGCGGTTCTGGGATTTAACAGAGCGGGAGTCGATGAAGCGATCATGTCCGCGCTCTCGGTACTGTTGATCGCCTGCCCCTGCGGACTGGGCATCGCGACACCGATGGCCGTGTGGGTCGCCCTGGGGCGAGGCGCATCCTTCGGTGTGCTGTTTCGTTCCGGCGAATCGATTGAACAGCTTGCTCGCGTTCAGGCCCTATTCTTCGACAAAACTGGGACGCTCACGACGGGCCGTCCGCGTGTCGCCTCATTCACACCGATCTCAGACTCTGCGAACGCCGACGCGCTGGCAGGTGCCGCCGCGCTTGCGGCCTCTTCGACTCACGCGGCATCGCGCGGCATCCTTGAGTATGTCGGCAGCCATCGAGTGAATTCGCCTGCACCGACCGACACACGAACAATCCCTGGACGCGGCATCACGGGAATGAGATTTGACAGTCGCATCCTGCTCGGCAACGTCGCCATGATGCAGGAAACCGGCCTGGATTTCACCGACACGTTGCGCCATGCAGTCGATGCGGCGATGGATGCGGGACGCGGAGTGGTGTGCATCGGTTGGGAAGGCATGGTTCGCGGAGTCTTCTCGCTCGATGAAGATCTGCGGCCCGCCGCGAAAGTGGCGATTCAATCGCTACGAGAGATGGGCTGCCGCATTTCCGTATTGACCGGTGATCACGCTCGTCGCGGCGAAATGATCGCAAGGCGTCTCGACGTGGAAACCCACGCGGAACTTCGGCCGGAGGACAAGGTACATTGCATCCAGGCGGAACGAGCCAAAGGCCGATACACAGCCTTCGTCGGCGACGGGCTTAACGATGCCCCGGCGATGGCTGCCGCAGACGTCGGCATTGCGATGGGATGCGGCGCCGACGTCACACGTGAAGCCGCCTCCATTTGCCTGCTCGGCGATGATCATGCGACGCTCGCGCCGGTGCTGGCGCTCGCTCGGAAGACCGTCCGAACGATTCGCGTCAACCTCTTCTGGGCGTTTTTCTACAATGCATTCGGGTTGGCACTCGCCGTCTCCGGCCGGCTCAGTCCGGTCGTCGCCGCGGTCGCGATGGTCGCCAGCAGCCTCTTCGTCGTCGGTAATTCACTGCGATTAAACCAGGGGGACTCTTCCGCACCATCGGGTAAGCTCGCGCCGCTGGCCGCTACCGGAGGGACTCCGGCATGA